The Musa acuminata AAA Group cultivar baxijiao chromosome BXJ1-3, Cavendish_Baxijiao_AAA, whole genome shotgun sequence genome window below encodes:
- the LOC135627742 gene encoding uncharacterized protein LOC135627742 isoform X9, which yields MPDVPEKSSTRVPSDQKHSVSANSDECLISAYFDESSHVPDYVQDEKSSGTKSPSQQDKCEAIASVVQNETQTSGLPNSFIGMSSSSSDPVHVPSLDSASAGKVGAIQREVGVVGFRRQTSDHPENRSSVSNSFLSSSLSGKNICFSVESTGHQAYTSKSHSLNQISPSAANLYSTSLSIQSQGFYHNSRLHQQSLSQQKAVQPIMKWKPKTRPKPNIVNNGVPGITSASPSCAVSSCVSRPVGKTRSEKLSQDCSLDSQHVIIPQHLLVPQSECMQLIFGSFGTGFDTSKGFASVPHQSGSAEQLDDEPSDSMFAPVPVENVISAVCRDSLHDQSSTSPCGSSVSAAESQEPPPENNGCVSPQTIQTYDDIRLVESNSPPFNTQEEQQLQNPHSLPSFSAYDNQSSYDVPFFKTVMQDNVHAQGSTSSSEQVLSFHAACSSFSSLAMAQQQQLVQQQQPIVQLYPQIHMPHFPNFVPYRHIISPVYVPQMAMPNYASNPGYPHPSTVNSYVLMPGGSPHILASKCATTQYKPIAAGNPTGCGTYTNPASFAISFPGAVSNTTSQEDLNSVKYKDNNVFVPNPQLDTSDNWILTSRELPNLQSAPYYSLSGQAPQSAFLPAHADHAAFNATRNTSHVQYPGLYPQPQPTSMVNSHHLLQQQVPPAIGGSLGLGIASPGPQVGNRQQTQLGHLNWAAKF from the exons ATGCCAGATGTTCCAGAGAAGAG CTCTACCAGAGTTCCCTCTGATCAAAAGCACTCTGTTTCTGCAAATTCAGACGAGTGTCTTATATCAGCATATTTTGATGAGTCCAGTCATGTACCTGATTATGTACAAGATGAAAAGTCAAGTGGTACAAAAAGTCCATCACAACAGGACAAGTGTGAAGCAATAGCATCCGTTGTACAGAATGAAACACAGACTTCAGGGTTACCAAATAGCTTTATTGGGATGTCCTCTTCATCTTCAGATCCAGTTCATGTTCCATCTCTTGATTCTGCATCAGCTGGTAAAGTGGGGGCTATTCAGCGCGAAGTTGGAGTAGTTGGCTTTCGAAGACAGACTTCTGATCATCCTGAAAATCGTTCATCTGTTTCAAATAGCTTCCTCTCAAGTTCTTTATCAGGAAAGAATATTTGTTTCTCAGTGGAATCAACTGGACATCAGGCTTACACATCTAAGAGTCATTCACTAAACCAAATTTCTCCATCAGCCGCCAATCTGTATAGCACGTCCTTAAGCATACAATCACAGGGTTTCTACCACAATAGCAGATTACACCAACAGTCTCTGAGTCAGCAGAAAG CTGTTCAGCCCATCATGAAGTGGAAGCCTAAAACTAGACCAAAACCCAATATTGTCAACAATGGTGTGCCTGGAATTACTTCAGCTTCTCCATCTTGTGCTGTTAGTTCTTGTGTCTCACGACCAGTGGGAAAAACCAGATCTGAGAAATTGTCACAAGATTGTAGTTTGGATAGTCAACATGTGATCATACCACAGCATCTTCTAGTGCCACAGTCAGAGTGCATGCAGCTGATATTTGGAAGTTTTGGTACTGGGTTTGACACATCCAAGGGGTTTGCCTCTGTTCCTCATCAATCAGGAAGTGCAGAGCAGTTGGATGACGAACCTTCTGACAG TATGTTTGCACCAGTTCCAGTGGAAAATGTAATTTCTGCAGTTTGCAGGGACAGTCTGCATGATCAGTCTAGTACTTCGCCATGTGGCTCTTCTGTGTCAGCTGCAGAATCACAGGAGCCACCACCTGAAAATAATGGTTGTGTAAGTCCTCAAACTATTCAGACTTATGATGATATTAGATTGGTGGAGAGCAACAGCCCTCCTTTCAATACACAGGAAGAGCAGCAGCTACAAAATCCTCATAGCTTGCCAAGTTTCTCG GCATATGACAACCAAAGTAGTTATGATGTCCCATTTTTCAAAACAGTAATGCAAGATAATGTACATGCTCAAGGTTCAACTTCATCATCAGAG CAGGTCTTGAGTTTTCATGCCGCCTGTAGCAGTTTTTCTAGTTTGGCCATGGCACAGCAGCAACAACTTGTTCAGCAGCAGCAGCCGATTGTGCAGCTGTACCCACAAATTCATATGCCCCATTTTCCAAACTTTGTGCCTTATCGTCACATTATTTCTCCAGTTTATGTTCCACAAATGGCCATGCCAAACTATGCCAGCAACCCTGGGTATCCTCATCCCTCCACTGTGAATAGTTATGTTCTGATGCCTGGAGGAAGCCCACACATACTGGCAAGCAAGTGTGCAACCACACAGTATAAACCAATTGCTGCTGGCAACCCAACCGGGTGTGGAACCTACACCAATCCTGCTAGTTTTGCCATCAGTTTCCCTGGTGCTGTCAGTAACACAACAAGCCAAGAAGACTTGAACAGTGTCAAATACAAAGACAACAATGTCTTTGTTCCAAACCCACAG TTGGACACATCTGATAACTGGATTCTGACGTCACGAGAGCTTCCAAACTTACAGTCAGCACCATATTATAGCCTATCAGGGCAAGCACCACAATCAGCATTCTTGCCTGCCCATGCTGATCATGCTGCTTTTAATGCCACACGAAATACTTCTCATGTGCAGTACCCAGGCTTGTACCCTCAACCTCAGCCAACCTCCATGGTGAATTCACATCACTTGCTGCAGCAGCAGGTCCCACCAGCCATAGGTGGGAGTCTTGGACTCGGCATCGCATCTCCTGGGCCACAGGTTGGTAACCGTCAGCAGACCCAGCTTGGACACCTCAACTGGGCAGCCAAATTTTGA
- the LOC135627742 gene encoding uncharacterized protein LOC135627742 isoform X10: MVLVSNIDGGSQVVSLRVRKTIHSIREVVGNHSNAAIYAVLKETNMEPNETVQKLLNQDPFHEVKRRDRKKEHTGYRGFADTRKQVEQNIPSGKLYRLWNQNSHRGGFTRNLVPGISREFRIVRDNRVSQNVNKDALQEEKKQLVPGNEQTMPDVPEKSSTRVPSDQKHSVSANSDECLISAYFDESSHVPDYVQDEKSSGTKSPSQQDKCEAIASVVQNETQTSGLPNSFIGMSSSSSDPVHVPSLDSASAGKVGAIQREVGVVGFRRQTSDHPENRSSVSNSFLSSSLSGKNICFSVESTGHQAYTSKSHSLNQISPSAANLYSTSLSIQSQGFYHNSRLHQQSLSQQKAVQPIMKWKPKTRPKPNIVNNGVPGITSASPSCAVSSCVSRPVGKTRSEKLSQDCSLDSQHVIIPQHLLVPQSECMQLIFGSFGTGFDTSKGFASVPHQSGSAEQLDDEPSDSMFAPVPVENVISAVCRDSLHDQSSTSPCGSSVSAAESQEPPPENNGCVSPQTIQTYDDIRLVESNSPPFNTQEEQQLQNPHSLPSFSAYDNQSSYDVPFFKTVMQDNVHAQGSTSSSEVLSFHAACSSFSSLAMAQQQQLVQQQQPIVQLYPQIHMPHFPNFVPYRHIISPVYVPQMAMPNYASNPGYPHPSTVNSYVLMPGGSPHILASKCATTQYKPIAAGNPTGCGTYTNPASFAISFPGAVSNTTSQEDLNSVKYKDNNVFVPNPQLDTSDNWILTSRELPNLQSAPYYSLSGQAPQSAFLPAHADHAAFNATRNTSHVQYPGLYPQPQPTSMVNSHHLLQQQVPPAIGGSLGLGIASPGPQVGNRQQTQLGHLNWAAKF, encoded by the exons ATCCATTTCATGAGGTGAAGAGAAGGGACAGGAAGAAAGAG CACACAGGTTACAGAGGTTTCGCTGATACTAGAAAGCAAGTGGAGCAGAACATACCATCGGGAAAACTATATAGATTGTGGAATCAAAATTCTCATAGAGGAGGGTTTACTCGGAATTTGGTTCCTG GAATCAGTCGCGAATTCCGCATCGTAAGGGACAACAGAGTGAGCCAAAATGTTAATAAGGATGCTTTGCAagaagaaaagaagcaattagTTCCTGGCAATGAGCAAACTATGCCAGATGTTCCAGAGAAGAG CTCTACCAGAGTTCCCTCTGATCAAAAGCACTCTGTTTCTGCAAATTCAGACGAGTGTCTTATATCAGCATATTTTGATGAGTCCAGTCATGTACCTGATTATGTACAAGATGAAAAGTCAAGTGGTACAAAAAGTCCATCACAACAGGACAAGTGTGAAGCAATAGCATCCGTTGTACAGAATGAAACACAGACTTCAGGGTTACCAAATAGCTTTATTGGGATGTCCTCTTCATCTTCAGATCCAGTTCATGTTCCATCTCTTGATTCTGCATCAGCTGGTAAAGTGGGGGCTATTCAGCGCGAAGTTGGAGTAGTTGGCTTTCGAAGACAGACTTCTGATCATCCTGAAAATCGTTCATCTGTTTCAAATAGCTTCCTCTCAAGTTCTTTATCAGGAAAGAATATTTGTTTCTCAGTGGAATCAACTGGACATCAGGCTTACACATCTAAGAGTCATTCACTAAACCAAATTTCTCCATCAGCCGCCAATCTGTATAGCACGTCCTTAAGCATACAATCACAGGGTTTCTACCACAATAGCAGATTACACCAACAGTCTCTGAGTCAGCAGAAAG CTGTTCAGCCCATCATGAAGTGGAAGCCTAAAACTAGACCAAAACCCAATATTGTCAACAATGGTGTGCCTGGAATTACTTCAGCTTCTCCATCTTGTGCTGTTAGTTCTTGTGTCTCACGACCAGTGGGAAAAACCAGATCTGAGAAATTGTCACAAGATTGTAGTTTGGATAGTCAACATGTGATCATACCACAGCATCTTCTAGTGCCACAGTCAGAGTGCATGCAGCTGATATTTGGAAGTTTTGGTACTGGGTTTGACACATCCAAGGGGTTTGCCTCTGTTCCTCATCAATCAGGAAGTGCAGAGCAGTTGGATGACGAACCTTCTGACAG TATGTTTGCACCAGTTCCAGTGGAAAATGTAATTTCTGCAGTTTGCAGGGACAGTCTGCATGATCAGTCTAGTACTTCGCCATGTGGCTCTTCTGTGTCAGCTGCAGAATCACAGGAGCCACCACCTGAAAATAATGGTTGTGTAAGTCCTCAAACTATTCAGACTTATGATGATATTAGATTGGTGGAGAGCAACAGCCCTCCTTTCAATACACAGGAAGAGCAGCAGCTACAAAATCCTCATAGCTTGCCAAGTTTCTCG GCATATGACAACCAAAGTAGTTATGATGTCCCATTTTTCAAAACAGTAATGCAAGATAATGTACATGCTCAAGGTTCAACTTCATCATCAGAG GTCTTGAGTTTTCATGCCGCCTGTAGCAGTTTTTCTAGTTTGGCCATGGCACAGCAGCAACAACTTGTTCAGCAGCAGCAGCCGATTGTGCAGCTGTACCCACAAATTCATATGCCCCATTTTCCAAACTTTGTGCCTTATCGTCACATTATTTCTCCAGTTTATGTTCCACAAATGGCCATGCCAAACTATGCCAGCAACCCTGGGTATCCTCATCCCTCCACTGTGAATAGTTATGTTCTGATGCCTGGAGGAAGCCCACACATACTGGCAAGCAAGTGTGCAACCACACAGTATAAACCAATTGCTGCTGGCAACCCAACCGGGTGTGGAACCTACACCAATCCTGCTAGTTTTGCCATCAGTTTCCCTGGTGCTGTCAGTAACACAACAAGCCAAGAAGACTTGAACAGTGTCAAATACAAAGACAACAATGTCTTTGTTCCAAACCCACAG TTGGACACATCTGATAACTGGATTCTGACGTCACGAGAGCTTCCAAACTTACAGTCAGCACCATATTATAGCCTATCAGGGCAAGCACCACAATCAGCATTCTTGCCTGCCCATGCTGATCATGCTGCTTTTAATGCCACACGAAATACTTCTCATGTGCAGTACCCAGGCTTGTACCCTCAACCTCAGCCAACCTCCATGGTGAATTCACATCACTTGCTGCAGCAGCAGGTCCCACCAGCCATAGGTGGGAGTCTTGGACTCGGCATCGCATCTCCTGGGCCACAGGTTGGTAACCGTCAGCAGACCCAGCTTGGACACCTCAACTGGGCAGCCAAATTTTGA
- the LOC135627742 gene encoding uncharacterized protein LOC135627742 isoform X3 gives MVLVSNIDGGSQVVSLRVRKTIHSIREVVGNHSNAAIYAVLKETNMEPNETVQKLLNQDPFHEVKRRDRKKEAQHTGYRGFADTRKQVEQNIPSGKLYRLWNQNSHRGGFTRNLVPGISREFRIVRDNRVSQNVNKDALQEEKKQLVPGNEQTMPDVPEKSSTRVPSDQKHSVSANSDECLISAYFDESSHVPDYVQDEKSSGTKSPSQQDKCEAIASVVQNETQTSGLPNSFIGMSSSSSDPVHVPSLDSASAGKVGAIQREVGVVGFRRQTSDHPENRSSVSNSFLSSSLSGKNICFSVESTGHQAYTSKSHSLNQISPSAANLYSTSLSIQSQGFYHNSRLHQQSLSQQKAVQPIMKWKPKTRPKPNIVNNGVPGITSASPSCAVSSCVSRPVGKTRSEKLSQDCSLDSQHVIIPQHLLVPQSECMQLIFGSFGTGFDTSKGFASVPHQSGSAEQLDDEPSDSMFAPVPVENVISAVCRDSLHDQSSTSPCGSSVSAAESQEPPPENNGCVSPQTIQTYDDIRLVESNSPPFNTQEEQQLQNPHSLPSFSAYDNQSSYDVPFFKTVMQDNVHAQGSTSSSEQVLSFHAACSSFSSLAMAQQQQLVQQQQPIVQLYPQIHMPHFPNFVPYRHIISPVYVPQMAMPNYASNPGYPHPSTVNSYVLMPGGSPHILASKCATTQYKPIAAGNPTGCGTYTNPASFAISFPGAVSNTTSQEDLNSVKYKDNNVFVPNPQLDTSDNWILTSRELPNLQSAPYYSLSGQAPQSAFLPAHADHAAFNATRNTSHVQYPGLYPQPQPTSMVNSHHLLQQQVPPAIGGSLGLGIASPGPQVGNRQQTQLGHLNWAAKF, from the exons ATCCATTTCATGAGGTGAAGAGAAGGGACAGGAAGAAAGAG GCTCAGCACACAGGTTACAGAGGTTTCGCTGATACTAGAAAGCAAGTGGAGCAGAACATACCATCGGGAAAACTATATAGATTGTGGAATCAAAATTCTCATAGAGGAGGGTTTACTCGGAATTTGGTTCCTG GAATCAGTCGCGAATTCCGCATCGTAAGGGACAACAGAGTGAGCCAAAATGTTAATAAGGATGCTTTGCAagaagaaaagaagcaattagTTCCTGGCAATGAGCAAACTATGCCAGATGTTCCAGAGAAGAG CTCTACCAGAGTTCCCTCTGATCAAAAGCACTCTGTTTCTGCAAATTCAGACGAGTGTCTTATATCAGCATATTTTGATGAGTCCAGTCATGTACCTGATTATGTACAAGATGAAAAGTCAAGTGGTACAAAAAGTCCATCACAACAGGACAAGTGTGAAGCAATAGCATCCGTTGTACAGAATGAAACACAGACTTCAGGGTTACCAAATAGCTTTATTGGGATGTCCTCTTCATCTTCAGATCCAGTTCATGTTCCATCTCTTGATTCTGCATCAGCTGGTAAAGTGGGGGCTATTCAGCGCGAAGTTGGAGTAGTTGGCTTTCGAAGACAGACTTCTGATCATCCTGAAAATCGTTCATCTGTTTCAAATAGCTTCCTCTCAAGTTCTTTATCAGGAAAGAATATTTGTTTCTCAGTGGAATCAACTGGACATCAGGCTTACACATCTAAGAGTCATTCACTAAACCAAATTTCTCCATCAGCCGCCAATCTGTATAGCACGTCCTTAAGCATACAATCACAGGGTTTCTACCACAATAGCAGATTACACCAACAGTCTCTGAGTCAGCAGAAAG CTGTTCAGCCCATCATGAAGTGGAAGCCTAAAACTAGACCAAAACCCAATATTGTCAACAATGGTGTGCCTGGAATTACTTCAGCTTCTCCATCTTGTGCTGTTAGTTCTTGTGTCTCACGACCAGTGGGAAAAACCAGATCTGAGAAATTGTCACAAGATTGTAGTTTGGATAGTCAACATGTGATCATACCACAGCATCTTCTAGTGCCACAGTCAGAGTGCATGCAGCTGATATTTGGAAGTTTTGGTACTGGGTTTGACACATCCAAGGGGTTTGCCTCTGTTCCTCATCAATCAGGAAGTGCAGAGCAGTTGGATGACGAACCTTCTGACAG TATGTTTGCACCAGTTCCAGTGGAAAATGTAATTTCTGCAGTTTGCAGGGACAGTCTGCATGATCAGTCTAGTACTTCGCCATGTGGCTCTTCTGTGTCAGCTGCAGAATCACAGGAGCCACCACCTGAAAATAATGGTTGTGTAAGTCCTCAAACTATTCAGACTTATGATGATATTAGATTGGTGGAGAGCAACAGCCCTCCTTTCAATACACAGGAAGAGCAGCAGCTACAAAATCCTCATAGCTTGCCAAGTTTCTCG GCATATGACAACCAAAGTAGTTATGATGTCCCATTTTTCAAAACAGTAATGCAAGATAATGTACATGCTCAAGGTTCAACTTCATCATCAGAG CAGGTCTTGAGTTTTCATGCCGCCTGTAGCAGTTTTTCTAGTTTGGCCATGGCACAGCAGCAACAACTTGTTCAGCAGCAGCAGCCGATTGTGCAGCTGTACCCACAAATTCATATGCCCCATTTTCCAAACTTTGTGCCTTATCGTCACATTATTTCTCCAGTTTATGTTCCACAAATGGCCATGCCAAACTATGCCAGCAACCCTGGGTATCCTCATCCCTCCACTGTGAATAGTTATGTTCTGATGCCTGGAGGAAGCCCACACATACTGGCAAGCAAGTGTGCAACCACACAGTATAAACCAATTGCTGCTGGCAACCCAACCGGGTGTGGAACCTACACCAATCCTGCTAGTTTTGCCATCAGTTTCCCTGGTGCTGTCAGTAACACAACAAGCCAAGAAGACTTGAACAGTGTCAAATACAAAGACAACAATGTCTTTGTTCCAAACCCACAG TTGGACACATCTGATAACTGGATTCTGACGTCACGAGAGCTTCCAAACTTACAGTCAGCACCATATTATAGCCTATCAGGGCAAGCACCACAATCAGCATTCTTGCCTGCCCATGCTGATCATGCTGCTTTTAATGCCACACGAAATACTTCTCATGTGCAGTACCCAGGCTTGTACCCTCAACCTCAGCCAACCTCCATGGTGAATTCACATCACTTGCTGCAGCAGCAGGTCCCACCAGCCATAGGTGGGAGTCTTGGACTCGGCATCGCATCTCCTGGGCCACAGGTTGGTAACCGTCAGCAGACCCAGCTTGGACACCTCAACTGGGCAGCCAAATTTTGA